One region of Populus trichocarpa isolate Nisqually-1 chromosome 4, P.trichocarpa_v4.1, whole genome shotgun sequence genomic DNA includes:
- the LOC7470247 gene encoding glutaredoxin-C9 — protein sequence MQEAIPFRAYSPATTAGNRRLPGRDSCDHGGANSTSAGHVLIVTNGQESHVQKLVSENSIAIFGKRGCCMCHVVKKLLLGLGVNPPVFEVEEKEEDYVIKALSMIKGGKDADQVQFPVVFVGGKLFGGLERIIASHITGELVPILKDAGALWL from the coding sequence ATGCAGGAAGCAATCCCATTTAGAGCCTACTCCCCGGCCACCACTGCCGGCAACCGGAGACTCCCGGGACGTGACTCCTGTGATCATGGTGGCGCTAATAGTACTAGTGCTGGACATGTGCTAATAGTGACCAATGGTCAAGAAAGTCATGTCCAAAAATTAGTGTCAGAGAATTCAATCGCTATATTTGGCAAGCGCGGATGTTGCATGTGTCATGTTGTGAAGAAGTTGTTACTAGGGCTAGGTGTCAACCCACCGGTCTTCGAGGTGGAAGAGAAGGAGGAAGATTATGTGATCAAGGCGTTATCAATGATTAAAGGAGGGAAGGATGCTGATCAAGTGCAGTTTCCTGTGGTTTTTGTTGGAGGAAAATTGTTTGGTGGGCTGGAAAGAATCATTGCTTCTCATATTACTGGTGAGCTGGTGCCTATCTTGAAAGATGCCGGAGCTTTGTGGCTATGA
- the LOC7470248 gene encoding uncharacterized protein At2g39795, mitochondrial — protein sequence MAFNSVLRRASKSFLPLAVRSVGSPRTFPRAIPTVISVENRTTLRNFLPFSHFSTEVAAQKPTADDNLIRVLETEIDCTEQPQDGENIPNEFPFKLGDNPGGRTISLNRKLQDETIKMEADMPNVSIDVDDANGNVSTTKGSGQYMESGITAFRDEIRIDSLSIKNVIPVFFYLFVGGYMKERKSGLRNESSKTKRIVLLQRITAALLIPLIIIYKKVSSIFLPNLFLFRHINEGIKEIMADYVHQEMTRNWILVYLRLFLLIVIKDVFLSFV from the exons ATGGCTTTCAACTCAGTACTTCGCAGAGCCTCCAAATCCTTCTTGCCTCTCGCTGTCCGCTCCGTTGGATCTCCCAGAACCTTCCCCAGAGCTATCCCCACCGTTATCTCCGTTGAAAACCGCACCACTCTACGAAACTTCCTTCCATTTTCACACTTCTCAACAGAGGTCGCCGCACAGAAGCCAACCGCCGATGACAATCTGATTCGAGTCCTTGAAACTGAGATCGATTGCACCGAGCAACCCCAAGAT GGAGAGAATATCCCAAATGAATTTCCTTTCAAACTTGGAGATAATCCTGGAGGGAGGACCATTTCGCTAAATAGAAAGCTCCAGGATGAAACTATCAAAATGGAAGCTGACATGCCTAATGTTTCAATTGATGTTGATGATGCCAATGGCAATGTGAGTACTACCAAGGGAAGTGGTCAGTATATGGAGTCTGGTATCACTGCTTTCCGAGATGAGATCAGAATTGATAGCTTGTCAATTAAAAACGTTATTCCTgtttttttctatctatttGTGGGGGGGTATATGAAGGAACGAAAGAGTGGATTGAGGAATGAAAGCTCGAAGACTAAGAGAATCGTGCTTTTGCAAAGAATTACCGCAGCTTTGCTGATCCCTTTGATTATCATATACAAAAAAGTCTCTTCCATTTTCCTACCCAATCTCTTTTTATTCCGGCATATAAATGAAGGGATCAAAGAGATTATGGCAGATTACGTTCACCAAGAAATGACCCGAAATTGGATCTTGGTCTATTTGAGATTGTTCCTTTTAATTGTAATCAAAGATGTTTTCTTGTCTTTCGTTTAG